The window gacatccatgggaatggaATATGTCAatttctaatataaaaaaaaatcttagtcTCTCAGTTAGTACCAAAAATGATTCAATCAATTGATCCTATTGGAGGTGAAGGCCAGACTAACAATCACGTTGTCCCGATCATTATATCTGTTCGGACATTTATCAATCTCGCCGTTTCACATGATTGCTGCCAAATTATTTACGGaacatatctatctatactaatattataaagctgaagagtttgttttgtttgtttgtttgtttgtttgtttgtttaaacgcgctaatctcagaaactactgaaccgatttgaataattctttcactgttaggtagtctatttatcgaggaaggctataggctacattttatcccggatttcctacgggaaacgtcaacaatgcaggtgaaagttgaatgagtcggccatctgcgagctttccacgcgaacgctgcgcaaaccaacaaagatatagtaaaacaatgtactaaagatgtgaagtactcattttttgccacaaaaaagtccgcgagagcatatatctatctcttattgtttacttacaataaccacttttatgttcattttttaagattattttttcattataaacataagttattttgaaaccaattttctttaattcagtattaatccttatccaaataaatatgtttattactttcagcttttcatgtagactaaaattgccatttacagtcgttataagcaatttgcagcgaaacatttaatacggcgaaccagcgttttttctaatacgcgtgaccgcctgacaaaataactattccacgcggacgaagtcgcgggcacagctagtaatcttatatataaaattctcgtgtcacaatgttcgttcccgtactccttcGAAACGGCtagaccgattctcatgaaattttgtgtgtatattgagtaggtctgagaatcggccaacatctatttttcataccccttagtgataagggttgtccaaacttaacatttttttttaactagtaattactaaaaaaatatttatatggcaaaacaacgtttgccggggcAGCTAgtataaagtatataatattgtttcttgtgttttttTGAACCttagtaattttgtttcttgtgtttatcagtctcgatgttttctgtgtacataaattggtaaataaataatatatgatatatttttatccaaaCAGAACGCTATAACGAATCGATCTTCGACGCCCTGCCGACTTACCTACTGAACATCTGCGAGGTTTGCGGCTCATCCCAATGTCCGTACTGCGCGATATACAACGCCGGTTTTCGCAGCACCGTCGCGTTGCCGCTGCTGTTGCTAGCCGTCGGTGTAACGCTCGCACGGTATTTACGACCGACGCCCGATGTAAACGTGCTGACGTAGTAGTAGGAGGGTAAGTGATAATAGCCACAGATATAAATGTAGCTAGACCACGTAAGTGTTTGGCGTGGTGATATGTCGATAGATGAACCTCTTTTcgtaactgttttttttttgttctatccatataaaaatatcaaaaaggtTGGACGAATTAAGGCAAAAAGTGTGAAGTTTTAAGAAGAATAAACTTGAGACATGCTCGCAAGCATGTCAAGTTTATACCAAGCGCTTGGTATTCGTATAGGTGAATTTGTGGTGTCTAGTTGGATCTATGTCTGTGGATGCTTTTTGGTTGACTTTAAGCGAGACATTATCAATAGCTCTCTCAAAACTGAAAAGGAATctcaaaattgataaaaaaaaaattgctatgCATGTACATTTCTGATATATGAACTCCAAGTGATTcaccaatattataattttattttattatgtacgtATAAGTCTCGTGGGTTATTTTCGTACGAAAATATTAGGTCTGAATTATGTAATTaagaaaacaacaaataaaatatgtacgaggcaatgtaaaaatttatattatgtgtTATGTTGTTACTAACCACCGTTTAGTAGTTAATGATTCTGCATTTCACCTTTATTTTACTAATCTTATGCTgtgtacaaattttataaatactgatTCTATTTGATCTGATAAACGTCTTTATAGAAAATGATTCGCCTCAACTATAAAGTCTCAAATtgtgcaaaaaataattttgaaatagtgCTTCGATAGTCTTATTTAAGTCAAATAGTTTTTGACAGTTGGTATTTGTAAACTTTTCACTGAGACACAACACTGAAATATTCTTCAGAATTAATGATCTGATAAATTtccattttacaaaaattttcattgatatccaatcaatttaattttatctttccatttagtttttctttacataaaagcatttaaaataatttaaattcttaatatcctatttttacttatactgTAAATTTAGTTCCCATTTTTCCATTCCAGATTAGTTTGTAGTAGTTCATTACGTTTGGTCGTAGGTCTTACGAGTATGTATCAAATAAAGGTATATACTGCTGTGGTATCGTAACGATCAAAAGtgagtataaaaattttaaaaatgtttgccATGGAAAAGTTATATAGATTTTGAGACTTTTGCTCTTAAATGTACTACAATAAAGTGGTTTCCTTTCCAAATTATTTTCccttagattaaaaaaaaatctgccttacaattttttttttataaaacctttTGCATCGACGTCTTTCGtttgaaaaactaaaaaatgtaACAAGTAATTCCTTATCTATTTACAATTAGTTTTATCGTTTCAACATTCCATTCAAAGATTGTCCTATTCAGGGAGTCCTTTACTTGCGACCAGACGTAACTTCTTTGTAGTTAGAACGTgttcagtaattttatgttaagtATATCGCTAAGGATAGCGATCATAAGAAACCTGTATTCTACTCACCTTATTCCTGCTCGGTGCttttttaaacctttttttattttcaagcagaacatttttattctgtGAACATGTAAACCTATGTTTCACTGTAAAAAAAACCTCATGTCTTATCTACCTTGCTGTAATAATAGAAAacccatatttaaaaaaaaagagctaatatggattattttattaaataatatccaTAAATCGAGCATCGGTCTGAGTGTGTTTTGTTGAAATAACCTATTTGTATAAGATACCGGCTGGCCATTTGGTTTAGATTTAGAAACACTAGGGTTTGCAAGATGCTTGTCAATTCTTATTTCTGGCTTTTAGTCCCTGTTGCATCCTCACTACAttgagaggagcccggggtatgcctttgacaggtttttacacgaagcgactcccatggCCATGAtgcatggccgaggtgggatcggaacctgtgcctttctgcgcatcacgcaattTAAGCAGGCACCTTAcctattcgaccaccgacgttcTGTCAATTATACGTGTGTAAAAGAATCTACATATCTTAATATGTATCTCGTGCATCATATCACTAAAATATTACAGATgattgccaattttttttttaaagccttGTATCGCAATAATATTTACCATTaacttgtatatatttaattacaattgtGTAAGTAATGTTTACTTTAAGTGTAGTGatttacatttttcataaaattatacaaatgaagagcaaaataaaatcaaaatgccTTATTAGATAaagacaatatttaaaaaaattatgaaaaatcattaaaaaatatttttatgtatacagatttatatattaatttttgtattagatGCAAAGggattatttcttaaaaagattgctttAATATTTTGCTCGTATATTTACATTGGAAATTCAGATATTATATTGTGTATACTTGAAAAGTATGAACTTGCTCTaagatttaacaaaatatgtacaaaattgCCCGTCCAAAAATTGCCGCTGAAAtgaaataggtatttaaataaactttatttaaactgAGCAAATTGAATACTTACAAAATGTGTAAACATGTTACTTAAGTAGTTTCCGTCCAAAATTAACCaatgactgattttttttttacttttgtatgTATTGTGTGTAATATTTTGTCTTAACTTGTTACAAATGTAGCATTAATGTAGGAGAGTGTGAAATCTCATTATTGACTCTTCATAGATTTATTTCctaataaaatgatttgaaaGAAAACTTGTTTCAATTtgcatttacttaattttgtgtaagtgtaaaaaatgtatgatttacatacatacattatgtgTGTAATCagttcacgtctttatcccttacagggtagacagagccaactgtcttgttAACATTTTATGGGGCTGCTACATACAGAAGTCCCATTTAGTAGTCATATGGTGTCACTCAGTTCCCATGGACGAAATCATCTCAATTGTAAGCATGAGACTAGTGGGCCGGACTGACTAGCTGTACAACCTAATGATGGTAAGCTTATGTGACATGTAAGCCAAGAATGAGAGGGACTTGTAGGTATAAGACAAGAGATATTGGCCTATAACCATTGGAGGATTTACCATGGAAATATGAGAGAACAAGTGTTGACAGACTAAGTAAGAAACTGtcctgtaaattttaaatttgatggGAAATATACTGATAGTTACTATaatcaggttggctggaagagatcccacttagggataagcctgcctttgtactgtactgtttttatttgtaatgtactcctttagtgaacaataaagcatttacttactgtATACTGTAAAgacataaaaatcaatattaaattactcAGTTAGGTATTCCAGTGACTTGtcacacaaataaaatagacatacagcagttaaaaaaaatttctggTAAGTTCCATAGGACTGGAACTCTGGTGCAATAACTAGTATAAGATTATGATGTGTCTGTGTTGTGCTAGAACCTATTCTCCCTAgtgttgtttttttagttaaataataactcCATTTACATGACaagttttattaacaaaatctaCACTTAACAAAGTTTGatcataaaatttacaattattcTCACTATTGCCTCTTCTTCACTTGTTTAGCTTTGGACGTGGATGCTTTTGATGTTGATCCACCGCTGAACAGATTAGTGAACATTTCTGACATCTCTGGCATATCTGACATTTTAGTCAGGTTGGTGATTTGCTTCAGGTCCTCTTTCGTCTCGGGGTCATTCATCATCTTTGGTAAGACCATAATGAGCAACAGAGGCAGCACCATCATGATGACCATGGGGTTGAACAGGAAATCCGTCAGACGCCATTGCTCGCGGGCTTGGAAATATCTGAATTTCGATAACACCTTCATTCTAAGAGGGTATGGCACCTGGATGATCTGTGATGTCTGGATAAAATTCACTTTCCTAGCTCTATATTTTCCCTTAGAATTGATCTCAACTCGCACGGGCTCGTACATATAGTCTGGATGGATTACTTCTACAACGTAAGATCCTGATGGCACATTATGTATGACGAATGTGCCATCGTCACGAACGAAGCCTATGTACTCCCCACCGTTGACGTGTATCCGCGTGTCCACTTGCCAGTTTTGTTGTTCTTGATCATCAGCAGGAAATACTCTGCCTTCGATCACATATCTACCATTTCCAAGCTCCTCTTCAGCGATGTTGTTGGCACCCAAAACAGTACCAAGAATAGAGCATACAAAATAAATCGCAATCAGAATATTAGTCATTATTAATAACTGTCACTGTTATTAGTGAGAAATACacaatatttatctattttttttaaataactgatatctatttataattgtttccTCAAATTATACAATAGAAATCATTTTTTCGTccacaatttattttctttcaatgGATTGATGGATTAATAAATGTCAGAGAGATATGTAATCTGACATTGACAtaagaaacttttttttcGTGGAGAAGACATGAGACCTAGCTCACACTACGCACTCCATACTCCAtaataacgcctctttcccagagggataggcagagaatGTATGAACCTATCTTTCTACTTAATACTTCCAGGAACATACCTTCTTTTCTTTTGCCAGAGCTATGATTTCACATAAGATGTGCCGATACCGATTAAAAGTGCAAAAGATGTTGTGCATAGTAGTACCTATGTCGATTTTAAACTGTCAAGGGCTTCCCTATTGTTGTTTGTCTATGGattttttagtaaacaaaattcaatttattttgttgcacCTGCTACATGTGCtttttattagaataataatttagaagCATGCCGTCATTGtgaaaattcaatataataatgtcGGGTTACTTGGAAGTTAAGTACCCATTCAAGGCGAATCTAGGATTGAATCCTTTCAAGGTAAGCAGTTATTCTTGTTGATTGTTTTGGTTTAACGACTCCAAACTCAGTATTTTTCATATGACAccgttttgttttgtttatttttaacagtcATGGAAGCGACAATGGTGTATTTTACGTCCAAGCCCGACGTGTTTGGGGGGAGGATCGTTGGCTGTGTATTGCAGCGAGGCTGGCGCTCCAGCGGGCACTGTGGAGTTGCCGTCGGGTTGCGTAGTACGTCGTGCGAAGTCTCGCACACGTCCGCACGCATTCGCCGTGTTCTCTATCGACGACTCACGCAAACCGCGCATACTACTCGCTGCTCAGTCCCTACATGACGCTAACATATGGATGGAAAAGATCAGAAATCTTCTGAACAACACAAAATTTTTGGGTAAGTACATACAGCTACCCACATTAATTCACCATTCCCACTAATGGTTCAAAGGTTTCTATTGTGCCCAATGGGTCAACAGAGATCAATAACTATTGGATAATTGACTCATTTCATTCAATGTCCTAATGCAACTACCTCATATTGTGATCTgttttttgttgatattttatggtaaatatttacataaagtaGTAGGTGTTTTCATTTTGGTATTAAGAGTTAGATTTAGATAAGactggtttattttttacatattaaatacgtaagaaataaacctaaaattttaaaaaaattatgaagaaatctcattataaaagttattctctaacatttgataaaattgaataagataaccaagaataacataaatattggTAATAAtctatattacttaaaaaacgATGTATCTTTCAAGATTGTTCATCTTTATTTCAGTACCTTAACAAATGGATTATAGCGGAATGCAAAAGTTACAAAAACCTTTCTTCTAAaagtaatgtaataaaattttaaaaccaattacCATATAGCACACCATACATGGCGGTTTGGAAGACAATGCCCTATTTATTAGTCCATGGCATCAATGTGCAACGCTGACGTCCTCACATTCAATGCAAATAGGAATAATTTGTAATAGCTGTGCTACGCATGACCAGGCAGCGTGGACTCATTGCTATTTGTGCCAGCACGAATGATATAACATTTGAAATACTGAACTAAATACTTTGAAttaatttcaagactgttggctctgtctaccctatgagtgataaagatgtgataatatgcactttgtttatttgttaacaaaaaaaatatataacaaataaactcaaactactggtttgattttgatgataattGAAGAGCAATAGACAAAacctttactttttcttaatTCGATATACAATATCAATTTGAGTTTCAATCAGTAATCAAGAATAAAACCCATGACTCAATATCCatgattatataataataattaaacatttttttattttaatttatgttatttttggttatatatacaatattcTTAGGATGATTAGATAGGTATAGAgattaacttttatataacCTTATAAATGGtacctaaataatttaagtttatcGGGAAGCTATCAGTGTTTGCATTCTATGTTTTACGTTTCATCTCCATGCATAGGTACTAATTGTTTCATCGGCTGATTGTTCATGTCAGGGAGAACTTTTCTTATTCCATCTTTTCACAAAGATAAAGAATGATACatagattatatatttaagtaactaaaattagttgccatacagctgaatgtggccattcagtctttttaagaatgttggctttgtctaccccgcaagggatatagacgtgactatatgtatgtatgtaaagtaagTTCTGCAGGTGTTATAGTATTATCCTGcgatttaaactttatatatatatctaaatatttttctttacatgTTAACCATTTTCTGTTATGTTGAAACTATGGTTTCTATCTAAGAAATGGTTTACTTAAAGTTCTCTCCATCACGCTTCCTCATCTCATATTTTCAGACTCAGAGAATTCACAAAAAGATACCTACTCTGTGACTATAATCACAACGGACTTGTCCCGTAAATGCTGTCTGAGTACTGATAGCAACTTAACACTGTCACCCACGGGGCTTCTGGTCTCGCGAGGCCCTAAGCTGGGCACAGTGGTGGCCTGGAGACATATCAGTGATGTGCTACTGGTCAGTGAGAACGCTGGCAAGAATCGAACCTGTGTCCTCACAGTGGATAGGTtggttattttaaatgtgtttatttgcgctgtaaatgatttaataatggaacTTGTCACATTTAAGTCTGCCTAACCTTATTAACCCAAAGGAGAGGATaaggaattcttttttttttacattgtttttattagataTTGTACAGATAATTACTTACACATTGTAGCTTAGTCGACATGGACATTgtacatacttttatttcattcagccttaataaaacttgataaatttctatttaaaaatgttataaatttaaaagaaagttTTTATTCAGTTTGAACTCTCAAATGTTatagtatttgttttatagtGCCAGAAaactaaatcaaatttttatatggaTAATTTGAGTACAACAAGGTTTTaaacttatatgtataacagatcttcatattAACCCTTTAggatattacttaaaaaatatgaggAACTACACGAGATGATTCACTGTAGTATGGTCCCTAGTCAAGGACAGCAAATTTAAATGTGACATGAAGTAGTTAGTCTAACGGTTTTGgaggttttaatttaattttgaatgacACTGTTGCGGACAAGCAATatgcttttatttttggtgctaatatatttaatttctcaAAGGTATGGCCCGAGTAAACTTTGGCTTGAAAAGGAAAAAGATTTATCTAACAGGCAGCTATTTTCTCTTCAAATCGGGTTTTCTGAGCTGGGTCCAACGCAAACCTAGGCTTTTGAGATCAGTTAAGATTGGACCCtaaatatgtatctatataaaaacaatattatcatCATTTCGTGTGCCGATTCAAGAAGTCCCTTCTTCAACAAAGTTGGGAAAAATTAAATGCTAACatattatgcaataaataattcttagaACAAGATTAAAATGcagtacattcagtcagaaaagtatcgggaatggattatttatttatggttccaaattcaaatttttgttttttttgttgttgttagattggcacaactgttttccattttggcgcggagtttgagttgcatctgttgttaacattaaatacagtgctatttttagttatatcatatctagtgtgtattgctaatttcataatggataaaaacatcgaacaaagagtttgtcttaaattttgcattgccaatggaatatcgtgttcggagtcactgaaaatgttacagaaggcttacggtgaatcgactttatcaaaaactcgtgcttatgagtggtacaaagcgttcaaaagcggtcgagatgtgatggaaggtttgcctcgctctggtaggccatcaacgtctgcaactgaagttaacatcgcaaaagtgaaggactgaaaatcctcattcaactttgagagagatagccaccgaactttctgtatctcacgagtcgatccgtaccattttaactaataatttgggtatgaaacatgttgccgctcggctagtcccaaaagacctgaatttttttcaaaaactcaatcgcatgagagtcgctgaggacatgctagaacgagtcaattccgacccaacattcatgaaacgcattgttactggtgacgagacgtgggtttacgagtttgacatgcaaactagtcaacaagcttcggagtggcgccttccaactgaaccgaaaccgaaaaaaccacgccaaagtcgttcaaaagtcaaagtcatgttgactgttttctttgactatcgcggtgttgtgcactcggaattcttgccggaaggtcaaacggtaaataaggaatattatttgagtgttatgcggcgtttaagagagcaaatccgacgaaaaaggccagatttgtggaaagaaaattgttggattttgcaccatgataatgcaccttcgcacaaggccatcattgtgaacgaatttttaaccaaacactcaacaaataccatcgagcaaccaccatattcaccagatatggctccagccgacttttttctttttcctaaactcaaattaccacttcgtggcacccgttttcaatcggtagacgacataaaagagaattcgcggcgagaactgacctcaattccggaaacagcgtttaaaaaatgttttgaagattggattattcgttggcgtaagtgtatcgtttctaaaggagcatattttgaaggtgataaaataaatttggatgaataacaaacagtttgtgtattattgatcttttcctgctactttcttgacagagtagtatttcAAACACGGCATCGATTCATAACATTACTCATTGAtacacaaatatttgtttcccaagaatacgttttatttttaaacatattgaaTAGGGAAAATTACCGTTATAATGTTACGTAGGGAAAACCACATTCGTCTCAcatgtgtatgtttgtttatgttcTGCTAATAGTAATTACTGTTGGGAATCCATTATTGGAATTCTCTCCTCAATTAGCATTAGTGCGGTAGAAGCGCCATGAGAGACCACCATAGGTATAGGTAGGTGTTACAATTT of the Amyelois transitella isolate CPQ chromosome 19, ilAmyTran1.1, whole genome shotgun sequence genome contains:
- the LOC106140679 gene encoding ER membrane protein complex subunit 7; translation: MTNILIAIYFVCSILGTVLGANNIAEEELGNGRYVIEGRVFPADDQEQQNWQVDTRIHVNGGEYIGFVRDDGTFVIHNVPSGSYVVEVIHPDYMYEPVRVEINSKGKYRARKVNFIQTSQIIQVPYPLRMKVLSKFRYFQAREQWRLTDFLFNPMVIMMVLPLLLIMVLPKMMNDPETKEDLKQITNLTKMSDMPEMSEMFTNLFSGGSTSKASTSKAKQVKKRQ